One genomic segment of Desulfocapsa sulfexigens DSM 10523 includes these proteins:
- a CDS encoding DMT family transporter gives MLAEELHPLIASSLRFISASAMLLTVILIRHRTLPLLSLKQWGAMALLGLTGVYSYNIFFFTGLQTVEAGRASMIIAVTPVITTLLAIFFFRERCDFVRSIGMVLSVCGALTVITRGHPFSIFNGDIGGGMGEVYMVGCVISWAAYTLIGKRLLQDIKPLIAVAYSCTIGAILLLLTALLSGHLTELDKLSLTGVGCIFYFAFFGTTLGFIWFYDGVKKLGASRAVMYVNLVPVSAVLLGTLLLGEHLDTSLLIGGALVFSGLYLINRRPTVV, from the coding sequence CTGCTTGCAGAGGAACTTCACCCCCTGATAGCATCTTCACTTCGCTTCATTTCCGCCTCAGCAATGCTTTTAACCGTCATCCTCATACGGCACAGAACCCTTCCTCTACTTTCATTGAAGCAGTGGGGTGCCATGGCTCTGCTGGGATTAACAGGTGTGTATTCCTACAACATTTTCTTTTTTACCGGCCTGCAGACTGTAGAAGCGGGACGAGCCTCCATGATAATTGCAGTCACTCCCGTTATTACCACCTTGCTAGCTATATTCTTCTTTAGAGAACGCTGTGATTTCGTACGCTCCATTGGCATGGTACTGTCCGTCTGCGGTGCTCTGACAGTTATTACAAGAGGTCATCCTTTTTCTATTTTCAATGGTGATATCGGCGGTGGGATGGGGGAAGTCTACATGGTCGGTTGTGTAATCAGCTGGGCCGCTTATACCCTCATCGGAAAACGACTGCTTCAAGATATTAAGCCGCTCATTGCTGTTGCATACTCTTGCACCATTGGGGCCATTTTGCTTCTTCTCACAGCTCTACTCAGTGGCCATTTAACCGAACTCGACAAACTGAGTCTGACCGGTGTTGGTTGTATTTTTTACTTCGCCTTTTTCGGAACAACTCTTGGATTTATCTGGTTTTACGACGGAGTGAAAAAACTAGGTGCAAGCAGGGCAGTAATGTATGTCAATCTTGTACCGGTGAGTGCTGTCCTTCTTGGCACACTGCTGCTTGGGGAGCACCTCGACACATCACTCCTCATCGGTGGTGCCCTTGTGTTTTCAGGCCTCTACCTTATCAACCGCAGGCCCACTGTAGTGTAA
- a CDS encoding AI-2E family transporter, translating into MTSLSVRNSPLVNMAAFVVVVAGMKVAAPLVVPFLLAVFLAIICAPPLFWMQNKGVPQVVAMFLMVMVIFGIWGSLVTLIGSSMTDFSKNVPLYQERLLERTAGLWRWLTAQGVTLDRTILTDTFNPGKLLKMAANTLNGLGGMLTNTFVIFLTFFFILSEAAGFPCKMRAIQGQDSSALVKYGEIATGVNRYLGIKTLTSLLTGVIIGFGLSMQGLDYAIMWGVVAFLLNFIPNIGSIIAAIPALLLALVQLGGGAALITGGLYLVVNLVIGSIVEPRVMGKGVGLSVLVVFLSLAFWGWVLGPVGMLLSVPLTMAVRIALGGSENTRWLAILLSSNRAIGHIQPDCEKEKIKE; encoded by the coding sequence ATGACATCACTTTCTGTTCGAAACAGTCCTCTTGTTAACATGGCGGCCTTTGTTGTTGTGGTTGCGGGGATGAAAGTTGCTGCACCACTGGTAGTTCCCTTTTTGCTTGCTGTTTTTCTCGCTATAATCTGTGCTCCACCATTGTTTTGGATGCAGAATAAAGGTGTTCCGCAAGTTGTGGCCATGTTCCTTATGGTTATGGTGATTTTTGGAATATGGGGCTCACTGGTTACCCTCATTGGCAGCTCAATGACAGATTTTTCAAAAAATGTGCCGTTGTATCAGGAGCGATTGCTTGAACGAACTGCAGGCCTATGGAGATGGCTGACAGCGCAGGGGGTTACTCTTGATCGTACCATTCTTACAGATACCTTTAATCCTGGTAAATTGCTCAAAATGGCAGCCAACACCCTGAATGGTCTTGGTGGGATGCTCACCAACACCTTCGTCATTTTTCTTACCTTTTTCTTTATCCTCTCAGAGGCTGCAGGTTTCCCCTGTAAGATGCGAGCAATTCAGGGACAGGATTCCAGTGCTCTTGTTAAATATGGCGAGATTGCGACCGGGGTGAATCGCTATCTGGGGATTAAGACGCTGACCAGCCTGCTAACTGGTGTAATTATAGGATTTGGTCTTTCGATGCAGGGGCTTGACTACGCCATAATGTGGGGAGTGGTTGCCTTCCTCCTTAATTTTATTCCGAATATCGGTTCTATCATTGCTGCGATTCCTGCACTCCTTCTGGCGCTCGTACAGCTTGGTGGCGGTGCTGCACTGATCACCGGCGGCCTGTATCTTGTCGTGAATTTAGTGATTGGTTCTATTGTAGAACCACGAGTTATGGGTAAGGGGGTCGGACTCTCAGTGCTTGTTGTTTTCCTTTCCCTGGCGTTTTGGGGATGGGTGCTTGGACCGGTTGGTATGCTACTGTCAGTGCCGCTCACCATGGCTGTTCGTATTGCGCTGGGAGGTTCTGAAAATACACGCTGGCTTGCGATTCTTCTTTCCTCCAACAGGGCTATAGGGCATATACAACCCGATTGTGAAAAGGAAAAGATTAAAGAATAG
- a CDS encoding Hpt domain-containing protein: MDLKAATENERPDVILDLERLKNNCNGNVDIVRELLAHLYQRSGPKWFLGLQNAVVAGNTEEFREICHGMKGASATVFAWRISNLALEFERLARDGEIEKLRDRMPELQAAFDEFALWVKQCPELS; the protein is encoded by the coding sequence ATGGACCTGAAAGCCGCAACTGAAAATGAACGGCCGGATGTCATCCTTGATCTGGAGAGACTGAAGAATAATTGTAACGGAAATGTTGATATTGTAAGAGAGCTGCTTGCTCATCTGTATCAACGGAGCGGGCCGAAGTGGTTTCTCGGTCTGCAGAATGCGGTTGTGGCTGGAAATACTGAGGAGTTTCGGGAAATCTGCCATGGTATGAAAGGAGCCAGTGCTACTGTATTTGCCTGGAGAATATCAAATCTTGCACTCGAGTTTGAACGGCTCGCCCGCGATGGAGAGATTGAGAAGTTACGTGACCGTATGCCAGAGTTGCAAGCAGCTTTTGATGAGTTTGCCCTGTGGGTTAAGCAGTGCCCGGAACTCTCTTGA